ATTCCTTATATGCAATAACTGAATATGCACAGAACTTCATTAAATACTTTCTTAATGTTGAATGAATTCTGTTAACCTGACATTGCAATAGCTGAAAttagaattaattttaaaaaaacgtaATATGAAATCAgcctatttttttgtttgtatggccCAAGGCAACAACTTAGTATGTGCTTCGGAATTTTCCTAGAAAATGTATCTATGTGCAATAGCATGTTGTCATTTTTTGTGAAGTACTCTGCAATCAAATTGTTTTAGTCATGAGCATAacctttttaatatataatatttaattataaGAGAGAAATAAATATTCTATGCTATGTTTTACAATAATCATTATCTAATAATTGTATTAGCATTATTTCAATTATAACATTTTcattttatccttaaagggacatgtacacaacatttttaaaatttcatgattcagataaagcctgcgattttaaataactttccaatttctattatctaatttgtttcgttctctttgtattctttgttgaaaggtaggctcaaaagctgctgattggtggcagcatatatattcctcttgttattggcttttaGCTAACTCCTATTAGTACATTACTGCTTctccaaaggatagcaagagaatgaagcaaatttagataatataagtaaattggaaagctgtttaaaactgtatgatctatcggaatcatgagagtaaaaatttgggtttcatgtccctttaaacttattttttttttacattttccatgCTTTGGTGCAATTATTTTTCCTTACACATTTGCAGAACTATTTAGTGAAATGTGTTCAATAAAGCTTGTCTGTCAATAAAAGAGTCATCCATGATGACATGTTTAACAAATTTGCTGGTTTCtgattttatatttaaagttctcatTAGTGTagattgtaagagctttgaaagtgTAGCAAGAGACTCAGTGAAGTTGTGCAActtactatgtatttattttttgctggtGAAATTTAGTGTTATGGTGaactttttcattaatatatcTTCCTTATCTTATAGGATCTAGTAAAGAATCATCTAATGTACGCTGTACGAGAGGAGGTGGAGGTCCTTAAAGAACAGATAAAGGACCTTGTGGAGAAAAATTCTCAGCTGGAGAAAGAGAATTGTCTACTCAAGAATCTGGCAAGCCCAGAACAGATGAAGAAATTCCAGTCCAGGCTGCCCTCTGATGAGACAAATGTCAGCAAAAAACTAGATTTCCTGCACCCATCACAACCACGCTCAGCTGGTTCTGCAGTTTAAGTGGCTCTGTCCTTGGAGTGGGCAGAGCCACGGAACTTTTCTACTTGTCTCCTTCGATAcatgagaaaaaaatgtatttttttccccctCTATTTAAAGTGTCATCTCAGCCTGGAGGGTCGTTAACTAGCCTCAACTGGCATCAAGAGATGTACCAGTGCTAGCATGAGCTTCTTCAAAAGTTGTTCTTCAAGAGAAGAGCCGGAGAAGCCACAATGGACTCTTAAAGAAGAGTACCAGCAAGCGAGAGCTTGATCGCTTTGGAACCTGCAATTCTTGGCATCATAAAAACAAGAACATCAAAAACAGATGCTGAAGAACACCAAAATCTGCTCAATACAGATTCTTAGCTGCAGAGTACAAGCTGATAAGATGGTCTCTCCCTCTCTGTAGACATGACTATAAACGTTTCCACAATGGAAAGCAGAGAGTTGTGACTGACCTCAAGAAATAAGAGATTGGTGAAGAACAGGCACTCTGATCAGTTAGAGTATAATGCCTAGCTTTGTGTGTATCAACAGTTTAAAATGGAGTTCTAGATTTGACTAACATTTGCCACCACAAAAGATTGGTGGCATGTTCATATGACCACATGTAAGAGGGCTCCTTAGCTTAGTTTTACAGTTAATGTTCAGTGTTGGTTAAGCATGTCCAGGATATCCTATGGCTACCTTGGAAGGTGAAAGATGGACAATGTATATTTCTGtctttttatatgtttaaaatagaatcttttttttttgtatggtttTCGTCTCTCCAAGCCGAAGCATATCGGCTGACACAATGGGCGTCTGAAAGTACTTACACAAGACACTTTAAATCCGGGAAAACTAATGGACTCTGGACTTTTTATGCTGCAATATTAATGACTTCAGGGTTTCTGATCCTCATGCTTGCCTTACAAGGCTTGTTGGAATTTATTATTTTTCTCTAATTTTACTGTTAGAAAGATATCTACTGCATTGTACAGTACATGATGGAAActgcaataaaactttttttatataaagaatatGGTTGTTTCTTTAATGTAGTAACTAGGTTTTTTAATGATAATTACTAAGAAACGTAGTCAACAtaacagctccagagcagcaatgcactacgtgGGCCTAGCTGAACActcctggtgagccaatgacaagaggtatttatttgtgtgtagctACTAAATATCAGTAATGCATTGTTGATCCTGAGGCAACCTAGGGCCTAGTTTCTATTGCTGTTGCAAACTGATGGCaacaagtatctccattaaagtctttggAGATGttctatgttaccaccagtttacacagttcacaacagcaatggaaactaggctccatgtgtgcttttcaataaaggatattaaaATAATGAATTATATTTGATAAGAGAAATTAAttgaagtatcttaaaattgcaatTTTACTTCCATATCCCTTATCAGGGCTAAAATATGCTGATGAAAGTAAATTACCTCTGCTAGATCCAAATGACACTTATGGTATTGGTATAAAGGTCTGCTACAGTTATATCTATAGTGTGTTACAGGCAGTATGATTATTATTTCCTAAACCTAAAGCATCCTAAGAAAAGCggcgtatttaaccccttaaggaccagcgacgtaccctgtatgtcactggcctttttttgggacgtgattgttttaaagcgcggtcttgccaccagcattgagactgctctattccacaaagcctgctagagggagggcattaatagtgtgttcttgctagacttgtgctattatgtcctgaaaaaaaccttaatgaccagtgacatacagggcacattgtggtcattaaggggttaaaaggacagattATCCTAGGGTTAAAGTGTGCCATAGCTACACTGGTGTTAACAACCTGAACAAGTATGTGAGACGTCTTCATTTGGACACACACACCATCATACACCAGTATTAGGATCATATTGATCAATATTTAAAGTGATACCTCGCAGTTGATTGACCTAGGGAGGTTTGTCATCCAAGAAATGTTCTTAATCCTTAGTTAAAGGAACAAGAaagccaaatttcttctttcattattcagatagagaatacaattttaaataactttccatattactattattatttaatttgctcagtgtttaggtatcctttgttgaaaagcatagctaggtaagttcaccacctgggtgctatttgctgattgatggctgcacatatataatgcctaactagctatgcttttcaacaaaggataccaaaataatgaagcaaattagataatagaagtaaatcataaagttgtttatctgaatcatgaaagaaaaaatgtgggtttcctgttcctttaatttaGATGAGTATGGTTCTCATTCACAAGAAGAAAGGTAGTATAATAAAAGTAACGCTATTTCCTGTAAGCTTACTGTTATTAAATATTCAAGTACAATACATACACTTCACAACACTCATACATTAAGATAATATACTTTTTTTGAGGgcaaaataatgcaataataatatataatattgaagTATTACTAAACAGTATACACAAGCTTATTAGCACATTTCCCCCAACTGAAATAGCTGGATATGGATTACTGTGTTTACCTACCtatgaaacagttttttttttatggcaaaGCTCTTTGAGCGCCCAAACTGCAACACAAAAGCAACTTATTTACATCAAAGTGCCAACTATATTGCCAAATATTGAGGGTTTGTTTTATTTGAAGAACACTTCATACATTGtctcaaaagaaaaacacaataaaagaggtttttaattatacaaactttttttattgaaaaaacttataaccaacactgttattttaactttttacctttataattaccttgtatctaagactctgcagactgcccccttatttcaattcatttgacagacttgcattttagccaatcagtgctgactcataaataattccgcATGAGTGTGCACAATGTAATCtaaattgcacacatgaactagcgctgtatagctgtgaaaactgtcataatggactgaaataagaggcggccttcaagggtttaattattattattctttatttataaagctccaacagattctgcagcgctgcccatgggtactaggatagaagtacaacggagaaacaatacaataaaagacaacattttacagacagataattggcatatgagcctaataggtttagctttcaacaaagagaacaagaacacttgacgataaaagtaaattgcttaaaattgcatgccctatctgaataacgaaagtttaaatttgactagactgtccctttaagtgaaaataccGGTAAATCTGATACTTATATAGCACAAACAGAGCATCATAATTTAcaaaattaaatacagtatataaaatgttaGCAATCACATAAACACAGTTGTCAGGCTTCCCATtcctaaataacaaataaaaacataaatttctGCTTGGATGAGCAAGATAAACAGGAAAAGTAAATGTGACAACTCATCTTGGATGACTGAAACAGTGAGAGATTTCAGTATATGAAAAGCTTATGAACAGCCATCCAATTGGGCACAGTTAGCAATATATAACTGTATTGTGACAATATCAGGAACAGCACAAACTCAAATCACATTGAATACAGATAAAGGGTTACATAATCAGTAATAAGCCTAAGGTGCATAAGCTCagtcatatttatatacagtttacAGGGTAAGGCATTAAGGTATATGCATTTAAAAATGACAAATGTAAAGTATGAACATTTGCTGTGATGTAGCTGTAAGGTTAGAGCCTTGGGAAAGTTTCACAGGGATGTGTGAagtgtttgtgaatcctggacATGAAGAGACcccagtgtcctgaaagcttgcacTTGTATCCAcaattagttagctattaaatgtTTCACCTGTAtatcacttttgttattttcttacaaaagtatttttattttctttgaatacaCTGGGTAACGCGGTACTGCCCTTTTTCCTATTCATAACCAAACTGTACAAATGTGATAAAATTACATGAATAAAACATTACATATATAGAGCCAGCTAATGTCAGCCAGAGTTCCAAATTACCATGTAGCAGACTAAACACAGATCTGATCCATAAATGGACCATATAACATTACAAAAGCTACAAGAAACATGGGCAACATATGGTCTTTCAAAGAACTGCTACCAGGGGATAAAGTAAGAACTCCACAGGAAGAAGTGATGTCCCACAGTTTTACTATAATTAAGCCTGTGTTAAGGCTTTTAGGCTTGCACAAATCAGCATAGCAGTAATTAACCCCTTCCCAAAGTAAAGTTTTCTCTCCCAGGCACACAGCCGTTACCATTAACTTCTAGGTACACAGCAATAACCCTTCCAGATACAAAGCAGTCACATTAACCCTTTCTAGGGCACACAGCAGTGACAATGAACCTCTTCTAAAGCAGGCACGAGTAACTATTCACCCCTTTGTAAAGTGCACAGAAGTGACCACTAAAGCCTTCTAAGGAACACAGCAGTGTCCTACTACTAACTGCGTTTCCTGATTCACCACAGTGACTATTAACTCTTTCCAGATACACAGCAGTGACCATTAATCCTCTTTTTAAGGCACACAACAGTGACCATTCACCACTTCCCATATACAGAGAATTGACCACTAACCCTTTCCTGACACACAGCATTAAACACTCCCTTTACAGCCAATGGTACATAAGTTCATAAGTGCCAATATTTGAAATAAGAAATTCCTGTGACActttgcaaaaaagcaatcaaataagcAAATAATAATATTACTGACTACATTACTCAGAGGTTTTCATAGCTTTGACCTTTCTACTCTGACACATAGCAACCATTGTACATTGTAAACAATATGCACAAAATAGTAAACATTGTATTATTTCATCTGAACTGAAAACTGTAGGCAAGTCACAGTTTCAATTCACAAGATAagattaaatattttattgttcTGCTATTCGATTGTGAAGTGTAGATGTAGATGCCtagtatgcaaacacacatatatatatttatacacatacacacacatatatatatatatatatatatatatatatatatatatatatatatatatatatatatatatatatatatatatttatacacatacacacacacacacatatatatatatatttatacacacacacacacacacacacacacacatatatatatatatatatatacttatacacatacacatatatatatatatatttatacacatacacacacacatatatatatatatttatacacacacacacacatatatatatatatttatacacacacaaacatatatatatttatacacacacacatatatatatatatttattcggaggaacaaatcagtttaacaaatagctacAACTTATATTATAGTACCATTGCATCTTACTGGCgtgcattaattaattaattcaactATTTTCACCTAGGCTCTAACTGCCCACAGAACCAGTCGATAAATTTACGCTAAAAATCTACAATTCACCTTAAGCAACCTTATTAGGTTACAACACTTTGAGTAAATCTATTACTAGCACTTATGTTGGGGCGTGTTTGTTATAATTGCAGTCACTGTTAAACATTTGTATAAGGCCTAAATCCAATTGGAGATACATACCTGTCTAGCTAATGGCTTTAAACTTACATTACAGCAGCATCTGCAGTTTAACCTGATCGAACTATTAGTCATATCTGGGATTTTATCTTAACAGTGGGGAGGTTTCATAGAGTGGCTCGTATtggcgctcactttgcagccgcgacttttccataccgcagatccccctacgccatttgcgtatcctatcttttcaatgggatctttctaacgccgatatttagagtcttggctgaagtgagcattagaaatctaacaacaaaactccagccgcagaaaaaagtcagtagttaagagctttctgggctaacgccggtttataaagctcttaactacagtgctctaaagtacactaacacccataaactacctatgtacccctaaaccgaggtccccccacatcgccgccactctaattaaattttttaacccctaatctgccgtccgcacgccgccgcaagctacgttatacttatgtacccctaatctgctgcccctaacaccgccgacccctatattatatttattaacccctaatctgcccccctcaacgtcgcctccacctgcctacacttattaacccctaatctgccgaccggaccgcgccgctattaaaataaagttattaacccctaatccgcctcactcccgcctcaataaccctataataaatagtattaacccctaacctgccctccttaacatcgccgacacctaacttcaattattaaaccctaatctgccgaccgaatctcgccgctactctaataaatggattaacccctaaagctaagtctaaccctaacactaacacccccctaagttaaatataatttaaatctaacgaaataaattaactcttattaaataaattattcctatttaaagctaaatacttacctgtaaaataaaccctaatatagctacaatataaattataattatattatagctattttaggattaatatttattttacaggcaactttgtaattatattaaccaggtacaatagctattaaatagttaataactatttaatagttacctagttaaaataattacaaaattacctgtaaaataaatcctaacctaagttacaattaaacctaacactacactatcaataaataaattaaataaaatacctacaattacctacaattaaacctaacactacactatcaataaattaattaaatacaatacctacaaataaatacaattaaataaactaactaaagtacaaaaaataaaaaaatatttacaaacattagaaaaatattacaacaattttaaactaattacacctactctaagccccctaataaaataacaaagacccccaaaataaaaaaatgccctaccctattctaaattaaaaaagttcaaagctcttttaccttaccagccctgaaacgggccatttgcggggcatgccccaaataattcagctcttttgcctgtaaaaaaaaaacatacaatacccccccatcattacaacccaccacccacatacccctaatctaacccaaaccccccttaaataaacctaacactaagcccctgaagatcttcctaccttatcttcaccatgccaggttcaccgatccgtcctccgaagtcttcatccaagcttccgaagtcttcatccaagcccaatcaggggctggcgatccataatccggctgaagtcttctatcaagcgtcggctgaagaggtccagaagaggctccaaagtcttcatcctatccgggaagaagaggagatccggaccggcaaccatcttgatccaagcggcatcttctatcttcatacgatgacgaacggctccatcttaaagacctccagcgcggatctatcctcttctaccgacgtccaactgaagaatgaaggctcctttaagggacgtcatccaagatcagccaatcagattgagatcgcattctattggctgttccgatcagccaatagaatgcaagctcaatctgattggctgatccaatcagccaatcggattgaacttgaatctgattggctgattccatcagccaatcagaattttcctaccttaattccgattggctgatagaatcctatcagccaattggaattcgagggacgccttcttggatgacgtcccttaaaggaaccttcattcttcagttggacgtcggaagaagaagatggatccgcgctgaaggtcttcaagatggagccgttcgtcatcggatgaagatagaagatgccgcttggatcaagatggttgccggtccggatctcctcttcttcccggataggatgaagactttggagcctcttctggacctcttcagccgcttgatagaagacttcagccggattatggatcgccagcccccgcttgggcttggatgaagatttcggaggcttggatcaagacttcggaggatggatcggtgaacctggcatggtgaagataaggtaggaagatcttcaggggcttagtgttaggtttatttaaggggggtttgggttagattaggggtatgtgggtggtgggttgtaatgttggggggggtattgtatgtttttttttacaggcaaaagagctgaattatttggggcatgccccgcaaatgacccttttcagggttggtaaggtaaaagagctttgaacttttttaatttagaat
This Bombina bombina isolate aBomBom1 unplaced genomic scaffold, aBomBom1.pri scaffold_1013, whole genome shotgun sequence DNA region includes the following protein-coding sequences:
- the LOC128643564 gene encoding TSC22 domain family protein 3 encodes the protein MSTDMYNSRMEVAVYELHNFSISFFSSLLGADVVSVKLDNSASGASVVAIDNKIEQAMDLVKNHLMYAVREEVEVLKEQIKDLVEKNSQLEKENCLLKNLASPEQMKKFQSRLPSDETNVSKKLDFLHPSQPRSAGSAV